One Kiloniellales bacterium genomic window carries:
- a CDS encoding c-type cytochrome, with protein sequence MFPGQKPRSRLAAPLAACLAAALALVPLPSGAELAGHGGFVKGVGVSPDGRRVISAGFDYTVILWDLETQTQLRGFYEHEGAVNAVSFLPEGERAISAGDDGTLRLWDVASGDLLHTFEGHQGKVAAVAVAPDGRLAASAGWDRTVRFWDLESRRPAQVLNGHGNNVNAVAFSPDGTQVLTGSYDGALRLWRVADATLTATLKGHDFGVTALAFTPDGRRAVSASVDQSLRLWDLESGRETAVLLGHEGSIFAVAVSPDGRTAATGGVDRVLRLWDLVEGKEVKLFLGHDEPVWSLAFSPDGRQLISAGADEVLRVWDIATGLEVGTPDRQWNTVKAELPPDDGSRGAALFRKCGVCHSVRSEGGKRAGPTLYGLFGRRAGTVAGYRYSKALTGSDLVWTEETVDALFAQGPHVFTPGSKMPLQQMPKAEDRAELIAYLKRVTAPAK encoded by the coding sequence GTGTTCCCCGGACAGAAGCCGAGATCCCGACTCGCCGCTCCCCTGGCCGCCTGCTTGGCCGCGGCCCTGGCCCTGGTTCCGCTGCCGAGCGGCGCCGAGCTCGCCGGCCACGGCGGCTTCGTCAAGGGCGTCGGCGTCTCGCCCGACGGCCGCCGGGTGATCAGCGCCGGCTTCGACTACACCGTCATACTCTGGGACCTGGAGACCCAGACCCAGCTGCGGGGCTTCTATGAGCACGAGGGCGCTGTCAACGCAGTGTCCTTCCTGCCGGAGGGCGAGCGGGCGATTTCGGCCGGCGACGACGGCACCTTGAGGCTCTGGGACGTCGCCTCTGGAGACCTGCTGCACACCTTCGAGGGGCATCAGGGCAAGGTGGCCGCGGTCGCGGTCGCGCCGGACGGCCGCCTGGCGGCCTCGGCGGGCTGGGACCGCACGGTGCGCTTCTGGGACCTCGAGTCCCGGCGCCCGGCCCAGGTCCTCAACGGCCACGGCAACAACGTCAACGCCGTCGCCTTCTCGCCGGACGGCACGCAGGTTCTGACCGGCAGCTACGACGGCGCCCTGCGGCTCTGGCGGGTCGCCGATGCGACCTTGACCGCGACCCTCAAGGGCCACGACTTCGGGGTCACGGCCCTGGCCTTCACCCCCGACGGGCGGCGCGCGGTCTCGGCCAGCGTCGACCAGTCCCTGCGCCTCTGGGACCTGGAGAGCGGCCGCGAGACGGCCGTGCTGCTGGGCCACGAGGGCTCGATCTTCGCGGTGGCGGTTTCGCCCGACGGCCGCACCGCCGCGACCGGCGGGGTCGACCGGGTGCTGCGCCTCTGGGACCTGGTCGAGGGCAAGGAGGTGAAGCTCTTTCTGGGCCACGACGAGCCGGTCTGGTCCCTGGCCTTCTCGCCCGACGGGCGGCAGCTGATCTCGGCCGGGGCGGACGAGGTGCTCAGGGTCTGGGACATCGCGACCGGGCTCGAGGTCGGGACCCCGGACCGCCAGTGGAACACGGTCAAGGCGGAGCTGCCGCCGGACGACGGGAGCCGCGGTGCAGCGCTGTTCCGCAAGTGCGGGGTCTGCCATTCGGTGCGCTCAGAGGGCGGCAAGCGCGCGGGCCCGACGCTCTACGGCCTCTTCGGGCGGCGCGCCGGCACGGTCGCCGGCTACAGGTACTCCAAGGCCTTGACCGGCAGCGACCTGGTCTGGACCGAGGAGACGGTCGACGCGCTCTTCGCCCAGGGACCCCACGTCTTCACGCCGGGGTCCAAGATGCCGCTGCAGCAGATGCCCAAGGCCGAGGACCGGGCGGAGCTGATCGCCTACTTGAAACGCGTCAC